The genomic stretch CAGACGCATGTGTACAGTGACATGGATAGGCACTGATTTGAAAATTACAATAAATTATCTATTTATTCACCAGATTTAGCTACATAGCTAATTTCCATCTGCAGTAAAATGCGCTCTCTGTTTGTTCACATCTTCACATTCCCTCTCTTAAAAACCACCTGACCTGCCACACTCCCATGTTGGACACAGGGGCTGAGAAGGGCTTCCGGAACAGTTTACAGATCTTGTATGCATCTGCTCTGATCTCTGTGACGTTATTGAGGAGCAGGAGGACGGCGGTGAGCGGGTACACACAGGAGAACAGACTCAAATACCCAAACTGCACCAGCAACTCAATGTACTCAGCAAACAGGCCCTGAAACATAGCGATAAATGCGATAAGTTACACACCAAAACATAACATTCAGTCACATACAGTACAAATGCAAATACACCCAACCTTAATTCAACCCCTTACGGCACAGATACAAAGAAAGTCAGACAAGAGCACAATGAATAGAAACAGAGGAAAACattcaaacacacaaacacattttacATGGACTTACTGGAAAAGGGGGCAGGCTTCTCTGGGCTCTGAGTTTGTCCACATCTGGGTCATCCTCCTGCTGCTTCTTCTGAGGAGCACTGAAGAAGCGGTCCACTATAAACGGCACCACCACCTCTGTACACTGGTTCACCAGTTGGGTCACGATTAGCAGAGACGCAAGCCTCTGTGTAcacagacagatgataaacacacacaaatagtTACCTGCTGtatacaaacgcacacacactgtgATCAATTACTTTAGGTTCAGTACATACTGCAAACAGAGAGAACATGATCTGTTCTGTTGCACAGCTcaagaaaacatttattttggaTCTACCGTTTAACATGAGCTATTTCTACTGTTACATTGTATAGAATTTCCTCTGGCCAGTCATAGACAAACAGTGCTGCCCAGCTGACATCTCTTACCTTCCTTAGCAGTGGTAGGTCTTGTTTGTAGAAGGCAATGTGGAATAGCACAGCAAAGTAGTTGAAGAAAGTAAACtaaaaaagagagaaggagatagaaTTTGGCTTGAAGTAATATCTCTGGAGGCACGGGAGGGTTTAGAGGCCGCAGAGACAACATTTTGctattttaaagctaatttccagcAATTCTCACATTTTGCGATGGGGCTGAGAGAACATTTCACAGTTCtaaagctagtttcctgcaattctatacattttgtcatggggctgaGTGAAAAATTGCAGTttcaaagctaatttcctgcaattctacacattttgtcatggggcggAAATAACATTTTACAGTTGTAAAGCTagtttcctacaattctacacattttgccatggggttgagagaaaatgtgcagttttaaagctagtttTCTGCAATTGTACACATTTGGCCATGGCTTATGCagtgttcttatgctatctgagtgactcaaacattataacaaaatcaatcaTGCCATGACAACTTTTTTATTTTGGCGATGTTAGTTCTCAGAGGTGAtcttaataaaaaatatattgctCCATTATATATTCTACATACGTTATATCTAGTTCtagtcatttaagtttacactgaaaatgtTTTACCGAAAATTATTCAGGATGGTAAAATTACGCACCGCCGCTGCTAAATGCATATAGGGTAAACACTGAATACATATCCTGTTTTACTGTATCTGATTTGCCTCTCACTGAGGAATGGCTCCCACATCTGCTTATACATACACAGATGATACTATCTGCACACTACACCTACCTGTATCAGAATACATTTAGCCGATCTGTAATACACCTTCCTGTATCAGAATACATTTAGCTCTGCACCAGGGACTATTGCAACAGATTTAGATATTCagtaggaacagagagagagggaggaccagagggagaggaggaggaggaggatgtggaggaATAGACTGACAGATGGGGAAGGACGAGTGGGACTGACCAGGAGGACTTTGGTGGTATGATGGTTCTGGAAGGAGGATTCCTCTCTGTGGTTTTCTACAAGAAGAAAATAAACAGATTTTCAGGTGTCACAGACAGACAATCTGTGACACCTTGTATCCATTTGCATTCTCTATTATTCTATTATTCTATGCCCTTTGGTGAACTTAGCTCTGTTTTCCCAAACATTTTACCCCCTACCACAATAATTCATCAACATCAAACGtattgtctctctccctcttctctatctACTTCTCTTTCACCTCCTCCCTATCTAACCCATCTCCCTCCCCATCGCCCAGTGCACTTTCTCACCCCACTCTGTGAGTTGCATGGCCACAGTGCGGTACACATTCCCCAGCATGTTGGTGTAGACGATGTGAGCCACAGAGGGAAGGTAGAGCAGAGCTCCAGAGAACAGGGAGCCGCTGTCCTGATGGAAGCCCTGTGCCAGGGCCTCTCCGTGGTAGAACCCTGTCATACCCAGCACCACCAGCCCCAGGAACAACCCCACCAGGGGCACAGACACCAGGCCTACACGTAGCTGCCTCTGCCACTCCGGGAACAGGGGCTCCAGCCGCCCGGTCACAGGGTTGATCCCCAGGGTGCCGTGGAAGCCAGGTCGTGGCTCGGCGAAGCGCTCGGTCAGGTGCAGCAAGCCCCAGCGGtgggagatggaggagctgcgGCGCTTCCAGAACTCCATGACCAGCGTGGACCACAGCATGCTGAACATGGCCTGTACCATGTGACCGCTGACCGAGGGGCTGTCGTCCACCTCCACCATCCCCTCCATCACCCCCTCCCCAGCCTGCTCCTTCACAACCCCACCTCCTGATCCACCTCCAGGCAGCAGAAAGGTCAGGACCAGGCCTAGGATAGCAGGGGGCACCAGGGCCCAGGTGTAGAAGTCCAGAAAGCTGAAGTAAAACCCAATGGTGCCTCCGAAGTAGGCCTGGATAGAGTCTgcataagggagagagagaccattaGTAGGATAAAGGAATAcaagtttgtgtgcgtgtgtctatgtttatatttatgttgttgttgtttaccgAGAGGCTGTCCCCATATCTGCTTCCCAGAGTACCACTTCCTGCCCAAGTCTGTCAGTCTCTGTTTGTCATGCAGAGGGAAGATATCCTTTATCACTCCTGCCTTCTCTAGCTTCTGACCTACAGCACAGAGACAGAAGGGATGAGCTAGGACAGGACAGCGAGCTGTACAATACAACTACCATTACTACACATACAGATGGGGAAGAGGAGGTAACATAGCCAGAAGCTCGGCAGTAATGCATTACACTGTTAACACTATCCAACATATGTAAGGGACAGTGTGCTGTAGTCCTCAGACAAATACAGATCACAGAGCAgtaagagaggacaggagagagcaCAGAAATGATCAACCAGAGGTGGTGCTCTGCTGCAGAACAGCTTAGCTAAGCAAGATCATGACAAAGAGAACAGAAAATGCTGAGGTAAACCGAatatctaatacacacacacacacacacacacacacacacacacagagtagagACTCACATATGTTCTCCCTGGCCTTCAGGACCCCCTGAGACTCAGGGACTCCAGGGATTTTCTGCTCCTTCTGGGCCCTTAGAAAGTCCAGCTCATACTTGACTATGTACTGACGCTCCGCTAG from Coregonus clupeaformis isolate EN_2021a chromosome 29, ASM2061545v1, whole genome shotgun sequence encodes the following:
- the LOC121576729 gene encoding anoctamin-10 translates to MTSLGDKGEGHWETTALLGDEDEGSVQTQTKVLNQGSWTQVSCPCCVSEQVEPLVLIQLSDNIQPVTKRWLISLIGVSERDGGAALLAHPGEDECGDVIVVSAPRCTLLKATEDLGLCKKYRNGDMVAFSYNDRENFSNVDDMQEFLTLAERQYIVKYELDFLRAQKEQKIPGVPESQGVLKARENICQKLEKAGVIKDIFPLHDKQRLTDLGRKWYSGKQIWGQPLDSIQAYFGGTIGFYFSFLDFYTWALVPPAILGLVLTFLLPGGGSGGGVVKEQAGEGVMEGMVEVDDSPSVSGHMVQAMFSMLWSTLVMEFWKRRSSSISHRWGLLHLTERFAEPRPGFHGTLGINPVTGRLEPLFPEWQRQLRVGLVSVPLVGLFLGLVVLGMTGFYHGEALAQGFHQDSGSLFSGALLYLPSVAHIVYTNMLGNVYRTVAMQLTEWENHREESSFQNHHTTKVLLFTFFNYFAVLFHIAFYKQDLPLLRKRLASLLIVTQLVNQCTEVVVPFIVDRFFSAPQKKQQEDDPDVDKLRAQRSLPPFPGLFAEYIELLVQFGYLSLFSCVYPLTAVLLLLNNVTEIRADAYKICKLFRKPFSAPVSNMGVWQTAFEVLGFVSVMSNCWLLLLSPRVREFCLEGGISGRNIILFAILVEHVLILVKMILAFMIPDEPDWVRIKREQIEFHSMQALGQQKL